The following coding sequences are from one Saprospiraceae bacterium window:
- a CDS encoding T9SS type A sorting domain-containing protein — MKNLFVFFLFIMGLALKSQSFVVGFDILKKVECEGASNGSIKAKPINVSGSFISYTYKWENNETTQTLSNLVPGFYKVTVTGIRIAQPYTVVKTGICYLQYTPKIAFTTNVTKTCGYNMDGSVKINSSGGKAPYKYNWRIVTPVGDDYIGTTNPAIVPHGTFSFTITDDDGCLRVGSTYVGMRPGIVPKPDIDNVKCNGDSTGNISLTISPFGVYKYLWSNGKNTPNLTNIPAGNYKATLTAISGEAAGCAITTDEYIVKQETKLLINTFSISDASCFDKSDGHIASYGSGGKPPFSYLWNNGITTSSNLNIPSGTYSVTLTDSYGCKESKSYTIAAPPEFKVKLVKIDHRNGNSGGNIDVTNTNGFTPIGYTWNDSNLNIVGTHEDIFNQKAGKYRISMRDSKNCGATQTYEILQFTAIDKTLLEKIRAFYSYSDQKVHIKYNDQIEISNISLYNLQGNQIMNISYPHRDQELDLAHLPMGIYVLQLETELGHASIKINKIDIN; from the coding sequence ATGAAAAACTTATTTGTATTCTTCTTATTTATAATGGGACTTGCTTTAAAGTCTCAATCTTTTGTAGTTGGATTTGATATTCTAAAGAAAGTAGAATGTGAAGGTGCCAGCAATGGATCAATCAAAGCTAAACCTATCAATGTTTCAGGGTCATTTATTTCTTACACTTACAAATGGGAAAACAATGAAACAACACAAACTCTATCTAATCTTGTCCCGGGTTTTTATAAAGTCACTGTTACAGGAATAAGGATTGCCCAGCCATATACTGTAGTCAAAACTGGGATTTGTTACTTGCAATACACTCCAAAAATTGCTTTTACTACTAATGTTACCAAAACATGTGGATATAATATGGATGGATCTGTTAAGATAAATTCAAGTGGTGGTAAAGCACCATACAAATACAATTGGAGAATTGTAACACCCGTAGGTGATGATTACATAGGTACAACCAATCCGGCTATTGTGCCACATGGTACTTTTAGTTTTACTATTACAGATGACGATGGATGTTTAAGAGTAGGATCCACTTATGTAGGAATGAGACCTGGGATTGTTCCAAAACCTGACATAGATAATGTTAAATGTAATGGAGATAGTACTGGGAATATAAGCTTAACAATATCTCCATTTGGAGTATATAAATATTTATGGTCTAATGGAAAAAATACTCCAAATCTTACAAATATTCCTGCAGGAAATTATAAAGCCACATTAACTGCTATCTCCGGAGAAGCTGCCGGTTGCGCTATTACTACTGATGAATATATTGTGAAACAAGAAACAAAACTCCTTATTAATACTTTTTCAATATCCGATGCAAGTTGTTTCGACAAGTCAGATGGCCATATTGCTTCATATGGTTCTGGAGGTAAGCCTCCGTTTAGTTATTTGTGGAATAACGGAATTACCACTTCATCAAATCTAAATATACCTTCCGGTACATATTCGGTTACTTTAACAGATAGTTATGGATGTAAAGAGAGTAAGAGTTATACAATAGCTGCACCACCAGAGTTTAAAGTAAAATTAGTCAAAATAGATCACCGCAATGGAAATTCAGGGGGTAATATTGATGTAACAAATACAAATGGATTTACTCCAATAGGCTATACTTGGAATGACTCTAATTTAAATATAGTTGGTACTCACGAAGACATATTCAATCAAAAAGCAGGCAAGTATAGAATTTCTATGAGGGATAGTAAAAATTGCGGGGCAACACAGACTTATGAAATCCTCCAATTTACAGCAATTGATAAAACTCTACTCGAAAAAATAAGGGCATTTTATTCTTATTCAGATCAAAAAGTGCATATAAAATATAATGATCAAATAGAAATAAGTAACATTAGTCTCTATAATCTCCAAGGAAATCAAATCATGAATATATCTTATCCCCATCGAGATCAAGAACTTGATCTGGCACATTTGCCTATGGGAATATATGTCTTGCAACTGGAAACAGAACTAGGACATGCGTCGATTAAAATAAATAAAATAGACATAAATTAA
- a CDS encoding T9SS type A sorting domain-containing protein, with product MKNLLVSFLFLLSNLFAIENYAGDLRFKSIKPITENTNYAITSMSYNVSIENIGTAVGSFVIYGYISKTQNTSDGIPVYSRTINSMAQNSNYSDVITLDIPCNQKAGAYYLLIKIDANNQITETNESNNLYNQAFKLHPTLKVDKMIHRISGASQYISLVMNSDSAVTLTKSVSWIQFPNGQNSQTFNFCQSINIGISSYISKRSAEIVMKRGNITKKMTIYQDGSLAPCFSSVNDLTYSSTSDAITVQFSNLNQDIKIEYRPHWSSEWKSMIVNSSPAVLSNLAQGSQYFLRLSAKCPNSQSYGNLKYITVATKVGYQKHKSMVYTEPHASLTRDVNTWYLGTSIEPVTTNTIGSADLFFKYKCVNFPGYMEVNTISGEVTDAVMEIYEETASGLTLVKTIDDGLFGSKMPYVKLVTPEYKANINYVVRIWSKGQPGGFQIKQTAVLPLQDNADSRSNSMDLIEEKNVHLDYCTNPVENLLSISFSSTYQDFIPLKIISLNGDLLWQETLQMIKGENRAEVDVSSLASGIYLVRIGDKTKKFIKS from the coding sequence ATGAAAAATTTATTAGTTTCTTTTCTTTTCTTATTATCTAATCTTTTTGCAATTGAAAATTATGCAGGTGATCTTAGGTTTAAATCGATCAAACCTATTACTGAAAATACCAATTATGCTATCACAAGTATGAGTTATAATGTCAGCATAGAAAACATTGGTACGGCAGTCGGATCCTTTGTAATATATGGCTATATTTCTAAAACACAAAACACGAGTGACGGAATTCCTGTTTATTCTAGAACGATAAACTCTATGGCACAAAATTCAAATTATTCTGATGTCATAACTCTAGATATTCCATGCAACCAAAAAGCTGGAGCTTATTATTTACTGATTAAAATAGATGCAAATAATCAAATCACCGAGACCAACGAATCCAATAATCTTTATAATCAAGCATTTAAGTTGCATCCCACCCTTAAAGTAGATAAAATGATCCATAGAATTAGTGGGGCGAGTCAATACATTAGTTTAGTAATGAATTCTGATAGTGCAGTGACCTTAACCAAATCCGTTAGCTGGATTCAATTTCCAAATGGACAAAATTCGCAGACTTTTAATTTTTGTCAATCGATCAATATAGGGATCAGTTCGTATATAAGTAAGAGATCTGCAGAGATAGTAATGAAAAGAGGAAATATTACCAAAAAAATGACTATATATCAAGATGGTAGTCTTGCTCCTTGTTTTTCTTCAGTTAATGATCTGACATATTCGTCAACTTCAGATGCAATTACTGTTCAATTTAGCAATTTAAATCAAGATATAAAAATAGAATATAGGCCACATTGGTCATCCGAATGGAAGTCTATGATAGTGAATTCTAGCCCTGCTGTTTTATCTAATCTTGCACAAGGTTCTCAATACTTCTTGAGATTATCTGCAAAGTGTCCAAACAGTCAATCTTATGGTAACCTAAAGTATATTACTGTGGCAACGAAGGTGGGTTATCAGAAACACAAATCCATGGTGTATACAGAACCACATGCAAGTCTTACAAGGGATGTCAATACATGGTATTTGGGGACCAGTATAGAGCCCGTTACTACAAATACAATAGGAAGTGCTGATCTATTTTTCAAGTATAAATGTGTTAATTTTCCGGGCTACATGGAAGTCAATACAATAAGTGGTGAAGTGACGGATGCCGTAATGGAAATCTATGAGGAGACAGCAAGTGGTTTAACTCTTGTAAAAACGATAGATGACGGATTATTTGGTAGTAAAATGCCTTACGTAAAACTAGTCACGCCAGAATACAAAGCAAATATAAATTATGTGGTTCGGATTTGGAGTAAAGGTCAGCCGGGTGGATTTCAAATAAAACAAACAGCAGTTTTGCCTTTGCAAGATAATGCAGATTCAAGATCAAACAGCATGGATTTAATTGAAGAAAAAAACGTCCACCTAGATTATTGTACCAATCCTGTAGAAAACCTCCTCAGCATTTCATTTTCGTCAACTTACCAAGACTTTATTCCATTGAAAATAATTTCATTGAATGGCGATTTATTATGGCAAGAAACACTGCAAATGATAAAAGGTGAAAATCGAGCAGAAGTAGATGTGTCTAGTTTAGCTTCGGGAATTTACTTAGTGAGAATAGGGGACAAGACTAAGAAATTTATAAAGTCCTAG